Below is a window of Candidatus Margulisiibacteriota bacterium DNA.
ACCGAGAGGGTCATGACCGGCTCGATCAGAGCGGTCAATCTTTTAAGGCTCATCTCCCTCTCCCGCGCCTGGTAATGAGAAACGCTCAAGAACATTTCGGCCAGCCGGCCGGAATTTTCGCCGACCTTAAGCATGTCGGTCATCTCGGGCGGGAAGAATTGGCCGGCCGCCAGAACTGACGATAATTTTTCCCCGTTGATCACCTTATCGCGCGCCGCCAGAATGGTCGAACGGAAAGCTCTCCCGCGGGAGGTCTCGGCCGCCACCTGCAACGCTTTATCGATCGGTGTCCCGGTGTTGAGCAAAGCGCCGATCGTCCCTAACCCCTGGATGATCTCCTCTTGTTTCATAATACTTCCGACGAACGGCAAACGGCTGGCGACATCAGCTTTTCTGCGCCAAACAACCAAGCTCGCCAGCAAACCGCCGATGATCAGGATCGGGAACAATTGCGCGAACAGATCAGCTGAACCAAGAATTATCCGGGTGATCAGAGGCAATTCACCGCCGATATCGGCAAACACGCCGCTCAACCCGGGAAGAACAAAGACGGCCAGGCCGATGAGACAAACGAGGCTTAAACAGAATATAAAAGCGGGATAAACGAGGGCGCTGATCAGTTTTTCTTCGATCTCCGCCCGCTCTTCGTAATATTTGGCGAGCTGGCCGAGGGCATCCTCAAGGCTCCCATTACTCTCTCCCACTTTTATTGAACTGGCGGCCAAAATTGGCAAATAGTTGACGAGCGCTTCACTTAACATCAGCCCGTTGTTTAACTTCTCGATTACCTCCGGCATCATGTTGTAAAACTTTTTTTTACCTGCTTTACTTGCAATTGATAAAGCTGAGAGTAAGGGAACGCCGGAGGAGAGGAGCATCTTAAGTTGCGAACAGAAGTAAGCCGTCTGACGCTTATTAAGCGTCCGCTTAGAAGACATCTTCATCACTTAGGCCTAAATCCCTTTAATATTCGCTTGTAAATTAGTTCTCTTCTAGAGAAATTAACCAATAAGCCTAGCTCAAGGTCAGCTTCTCTCAAATATTTTAATACTTGAATAACATTATTTCGTGAAAACCTTGGCGTGGCTTTTATTTCAAGGACAATCTTGTTGTCTACGAGAAAATCAGCATATTGATTACCAATCAATCCGTTTCTTAATATCTCTATTTTCTGTTGTTCGCGGTAATTAATAGCCTGTCTGGTAAATTCCTTGGCGATCGATCGTTGATAATGCTTTTCAGCTAGGTTAGGCCCAAGTTCATTATGGACCTTAAAAAGAACTCCGATTATCTTATAGCTTAGTTCTGGATAAACAAGATTTGCCACTTGATCAACTCCGCTTGGCTTAGAGCAATCTTATTACCAGGTACAACACGAATGCACTAATGATGGCCCGAATGCTCTAATATTTGCTGTCTTATTAGGATATTAGGACCCATATTCGTGTATTCGGGTTGTATATGTCTATCGACGAAATCTCGCCACCTACTGTTGGATCCGGGGAAAAAGAACGTCACCCTTATTGACCTTGGTTCCGTCGGGGTTAAGCTGAACGATGATCCTGGCAGCGGTCTCGGGCATGAAGGGGGTAATTAACCCGGCCACGGTCTTCAGGACCTCGTAAAGATTGGCCATGACGATGGCCAGCTGTTCCTTCTCCCCTTTCTTCGCCAACGACCAGGGGGCCTGTTTCTCAATATAAACGTTGGCCGCAGTGATCAAAGCCCAGACCACCCCCAGAGCGTCAGAGAAAGCCAATTCATCCATAGCCTGGGTGAAAGCCGCCGGCGTCTTCTTCAGCAGAGCAATTAAATCATCTTCTTGCCCCTGGACCCTAGGGACTATCCCATCAAAGTATTTCTCGATCATAGTCAGGGTCCGGCTTAAAAGGTTCCCCAGATCGTTGGCCAGATCGGTGTTGTAGCGATTAATGAAGAGCTTCTGGGAAAAATCGCCGTCAACCCCGAACGGCACTTCACGTAAGATGAAATAACGGACCACATCAACCCCATACTGTTTAGCTAAAGCTATCGGGTCAACGACATTCCCCTTCGACTTGCTCATCTTCTCCCCCTCGACCGTCCACCAGCCGTGCCCAAAAACCTTCTCCGGCAGGGGGAGCGAAAGAGCCATTAGGATCGCCGGCCAGATGACCGCATGGAAACGGACGATCTCCTTCCCCATCAGGTGGACCTGCGCGGGCCACCATTTGTTGAACTTGGCGTCATCCTGCAAGTAACCGATGGCGGAAATATAGTTGATCAGGGCGTCAAACCAGACATAAACGACATGCTGGGGATCGTCCGGAACACTGACCCCCCAGGGGAAAGCGGTCCGGGTCACCGAAAGGTCTTTCAACCCCTGCTTGATGAACTGGGTGATCTCGTTGCGGCGTGAGGCCGGCTGGATAAAACCGGGGTGGTCCTCAATGTATTTCAGTAAACGGTGCTGGTAGCCCGAGAGCTTAAAGAAATAGGAGTCTTCCTTGAGAAGATCGGTCGGGCGGCCGCAATCGGGGCAAAGCTTGCGCCCTTCCATATCCTCTTTCAATTCCCCTTCAGCCCAATAGGTCTCACAGGTCACGCAATACCACCCCTGGTATTGGCCCTTATAAATATCCCCTTGCTTCCGCAAACGGCTAAAGATCTTCTGGACGCACTCTTCATGCCGCGGTTCGGTGGTGCGGATAAAATCGTCGTATTTGACGTTCAACACTTGCCAGGCGGACTTGAACCGTTCGACGATCTCGTCGACGAAGGCCTGCGGCTGCTTCCCCTGCCCCTCCGCCGCTTTCCAGACCTTCTGCCCGTGCTCGTCTGTCCCGGTCAGGAAGTGGACCTCAAACCCCTTCGATCGCTTATAACGAGCCAAAACATCAGCCGCGATCGTCGTATACGCATGGCCGATGTGAGGGATATCGTTCACGTAGTATAGCGGCGTGGTCAGATAGAACTTTTGCGCCATATGTGAATTATACAGATAATAATTGAAATTTTCAAAAAAGGAGCCCGATAAGCAGTATATGGCCATCGAAAAAGCCGCAACCATAATGGATAGAACACGTAATTTATTGGCGCGTCCGTTAAGTAAAGCGGTCTTAGCCCTCGGCCTTGCCTCTTCAGCCCTGATCCCCTCTCATCAAACAGTCAGGCAAGCCCCGACCGCTAGTTTTTTTGACCCCAGCATAAAATTGCCCGATGCGATCAAAAACATTAAACGGTTAACACAGGAAATTGCTGAAAGCTATCCCAACCAAAACCTGGGACACTTGAGGCCGATTTTTGACAATCTTTCGATTTATGCGGAAAAATATTCGGTTCCCTGGCTGAAACAGCTCTACGATAATAAAAGAGAAATCCTTCGGCTGCTGGATAACGCGAAAAGGATCGCCGATCATGAGCCGGCCGCGCGGCAAGAGCTGAATAAAGAAGAAACAGACGACCTGCGGGCAATTTTATCGGCCAGAACTCTATTTGACCTTTTGGACCATTTTGTCCCCCAGACAAGCAGAACGGTTACGGTTACCCCTCCGGGCAATTTACCTCCGTTCGAAATCCAGCTGACTCCCGACCGGAGCGCCAGGACCATGTATAAAATGATCACCTCATCTCCACGGTTGCAAGCCAACACTCATTCGTCCAGCGGCACCCATGAGGAATTAAACGCAGGCAGCGGAAAAATGGAGCAATGGGTTGCCGGCAAGATCTGCGACAGCTCGCCTGCCTCTTATGACAAAACTTACGCCCAATTTTATATCGATGCGCTCGGAATAAACAGGTCGCTGCCGTTGCCCGAACTGGATCGGCTGATCGCCGAACTGGAAGCAAAATTCAAGGGTCAGGTAGCCAATCCGGCCAGGATCTGGATCAGCGATTTGGAACCGGCAAAAGAAAGCAATACCTGGGCGCTCAACTCCAATT
It encodes the following:
- a CDS encoding type II secretion system F family protein, translating into MSSKRTLNKRQTAYFCSQLKMLLSSGVPLLSALSIASKAGKKKFYNMMPEVIEKLNNGLMLSEALVNYLPILAASSIKVGESNGSLEDALGQLAKYYEERAEIEEKLISALVYPAFIFCLSLVCLIGLAVFVLPGLSGVFADIGGELPLITRIILGSADLFAQLFPILIIGGLLASLVVWRRKADVASRLPFVGSIMKQEEIIQGLGTIGALLNTGTPIDKALQVAAETSRGRAFRSTILAARDKVINGEKLSSVLAAGQFFPPEMTDMLKVGENSGRLAEMFLSVSHYQAREREMSLKRLTALIEPVMTLSVGLFVGLVVMGIFLPLMNMISALN
- a CDS encoding GxxExxY protein, with protein sequence MANLVYPELSYKIIGVLFKVHNELGPNLAEKHYQRSIAKEFTRQAINYREQQKIEILRNGLIGNQYADFLVDNKIVLEIKATPRFSRNNVIQVLKYLREADLELGLLVNFSRRELIYKRILKGFRPK
- the metG gene encoding methionine--tRNA ligase; amino-acid sequence: MVAAFSMAIYCLSGSFFENFNYYLYNSHMAQKFYLTTPLYYVNDIPHIGHAYTTIAADVLARYKRSKGFEVHFLTGTDEHGQKVWKAAEGQGKQPQAFVDEIVERFKSAWQVLNVKYDDFIRTTEPRHEECVQKIFSRLRKQGDIYKGQYQGWYCVTCETYWAEGELKEDMEGRKLCPDCGRPTDLLKEDSYFFKLSGYQHRLLKYIEDHPGFIQPASRRNEITQFIKQGLKDLSVTRTAFPWGVSVPDDPQHVVYVWFDALINYISAIGYLQDDAKFNKWWPAQVHLMGKEIVRFHAVIWPAILMALSLPLPEKVFGHGWWTVEGEKMSKSKGNVVDPIALAKQYGVDVVRYFILREVPFGVDGDFSQKLFINRYNTDLANDLGNLLSRTLTMIEKYFDGIVPRVQGQEDDLIALLKKTPAAFTQAMDELAFSDALGVVWALITAANVYIEKQAPWSLAKKGEKEQLAIVMANLYEVLKTVAGLITPFMPETAARIIVQLNPDGTKVNKGDVLFPRIQQ